The following are encoded in a window of Alphaproteobacteria bacterium genomic DNA:
- a CDS encoding 2-keto-4-pentenoate hydratase: MIDDSSRIAGRFLAARRAASGLRSYPGDLPASLDEAYAIQDQAIAAWGRPAIGWKVGRILPPLTELYGTDRLGGPIFARAVASQNTPSLEMPVFAEGFAAGESEFLLRIGAAPPEGKTTFTLAETADLIDAVHAGIEIASSPLAAINEIGPIAVVSDFGNNNGLVIGPEIPDWRKSGFEDWEVSTLIDGVEAGRGRASAFPDGAVGAARFLFELMARRGIALEPGQWISSGAVTGVHRAHPGQSVEARFRDGLTVACRLVAAEPE, from the coding sequence CTGATCGACGACAGCAGCCGGATCGCCGGCCGATTCCTCGCGGCGCGCCGCGCGGCGTCGGGGCTCCGATCCTATCCCGGCGATCTCCCCGCTTCGCTCGACGAGGCCTATGCCATCCAGGACCAGGCGATCGCCGCCTGGGGGCGGCCGGCGATCGGCTGGAAGGTCGGCCGAATCCTCCCGCCCCTTACCGAACTTTACGGCACGGACCGGCTCGGCGGCCCGATCTTCGCCCGCGCGGTCGCCTCGCAAAATACGCCCTCGCTCGAGATGCCGGTCTTCGCGGAGGGCTTCGCCGCCGGCGAATCCGAATTTCTGCTGCGGATCGGCGCCGCGCCTCCCGAGGGCAAAACCACATTCACTTTGGCCGAGACCGCGGACTTGATCGACGCCGTTCATGCCGGGATCGAAATCGCGAGCTCGCCGCTCGCCGCGATCAACGAAATCGGGCCGATCGCCGTGGTCTCCGATTTCGGCAACAATAACGGCCTCGTCATCGGCCCCGAGATTCCGGACTGGCGCAAGAGCGGCTTCGAGGATTGGGAGGTTTCGACCCTGATCGACGGCGTCGAGGCCGGCCGCGGCCGCGCCTCCGCCTTTCCCGACGGAGCGGTCGGCGCGGCGCGCTTCCTGTTCGAGCTGATGGCCCGGCGCGGCATCGCCCTGGAGCCCGGCCAGTGGATATCGTCCGGCGCGGTCACCGGCGTCCATCGCGCCCATCCGGGCCAGAGTGTCGAGGCGCGGTTCCGCGACGGGCTCACGGTCGCGTGCCGCCTGGTCGCCGCCGAGCCGGAATAA
- a CDS encoding altronate dehydratase, protein MSQADPLPADAPALLKLDPGDDVAVALRDLAAGERVESLPIAEAVPTGHKVALADLEAGATVRKFGSPIGRATQPIRAGQHVHSHNLATLLGGVEGYAFEPAPIAAITPDTETRFMGYRRPDGRVATRNEIWILPTVGCVARTADRIAAIAHARHAGTVDGVYAFGHPHGCSQLGEDLDGTRALLAALACHPNAGGVLLIGLGCESNQLDRLLEEIPESLRGRVRTLRAQSEEDEIQAGLAAVEALAARAALATRQPVALGELAVGLKCGGSDGFSGLTANPLVGRLADRVIGAGGSAILTEIPEIFGAERLLMARARDGATFDRLVGLVNDFKRYFIAHGQPVSENPSPGNISGGITTLEEKSLGAVQKAGRAPVSDVLRYGERLRRKGLTILEAPGNDAVSSTALAAAGATMILFTTGRGTPMGFPVPTVKIATNSALTARKPGWIDFDAGSVLAEGFEAAEEALVARIAAIASGAETAAERSGERDIAIWKRGVTL, encoded by the coding sequence ATGTCACAAGCCGATCCTCTTCCGGCCGATGCGCCGGCCCTGCTGAAGCTCGATCCGGGCGACGACGTCGCCGTGGCGCTGCGCGATCTCGCGGCGGGCGAGCGGGTCGAATCCCTGCCGATCGCAGAGGCGGTTCCCACCGGCCACAAGGTGGCGCTCGCCGATCTGGAGGCCGGCGCGACGGTTCGGAAATTCGGATCGCCGATCGGCCGGGCGACCCAGCCGATTCGCGCCGGGCAGCACGTCCACAGCCACAATCTCGCGACCCTGCTCGGCGGCGTCGAGGGCTATGCTTTCGAGCCAGCGCCCATCGCGGCAATCACGCCCGACACCGAAACCCGCTTCATGGGCTATCGGCGGCCGGACGGCCGGGTCGCCACGCGCAACGAGATCTGGATCCTGCCGACGGTCGGCTGCGTCGCGCGCACCGCCGACCGGATCGCCGCCATCGCCCACGCCCGCCACGCCGGCACGGTCGACGGAGTCTACGCCTTCGGCCACCCGCACGGCTGCTCCCAGCTCGGCGAAGACCTCGATGGAACGCGCGCCCTGCTCGCGGCGCTCGCCTGCCACCCCAATGCAGGCGGCGTGCTGCTGATCGGCCTCGGCTGCGAATCCAACCAGCTCGACCGGCTGCTGGAGGAAATTCCCGAGTCGCTGCGCGGCCGGGTGCGGACGCTTCGCGCGCAGAGCGAGGAGGACGAGATCCAGGCCGGTCTCGCCGCCGTCGAGGCCCTCGCCGCCCGCGCCGCGCTTGCGACGCGCCAGCCGGTCGCGCTCGGCGAGCTGGCCGTCGGCCTGAAGTGCGGGGGCTCCGACGGCTTTTCCGGTCTCACCGCCAACCCGCTCGTCGGCCGCCTGGCGGACCGGGTAATCGGCGCGGGCGGATCGGCCATCCTGACGGAAATCCCCGAGATTTTCGGCGCGGAGCGATTGCTGATGGCGCGGGCGCGCGACGGCGCGACGTTCGATCGGCTCGTCGGCCTGGTCAACGACTTCAAGCGCTACTTCATCGCCCACGGACAGCCGGTGTCGGAGAACCCTTCCCCGGGCAATATCTCCGGCGGGATCACCACGCTCGAGGAGAAGAGCCTGGGAGCGGTGCAGAAGGCGGGGCGCGCGCCGGTGTCCGACGTTCTGCGCTACGGCGAGCGGCTTCGCCGCAAGGGCCTGACGATCCTGGAAGCGCCGGGCAACGACGCGGTCTCCTCGACGGCCCTCGCCGCGGCCGGCGCGACCATGATCCTGTTCACCACCGGCCGCGGCACGCCGATGGGCTTCCCGGTCCCCACGGTGAAGATCGCCACCAACAGCGCGCTCACCGCCCGCAAGCCCGGCTGGATCGATTTCGACGCCGGCAGCGTGCTCGCCGAAGGATTCGAGGCGGCGGAGGAGGCGCTCGTCGCCCGCATCGCCGCCATCGCCTCGGGCGCCGAAACCGCCGCCGAACGCAGCGGCGAGCGCGACATCGCCATCTGGAAGCGCGGCGTCACGCTTTGA
- a CDS encoding MFS transporter yields MSDAGNGAVQGAAARVGRYRWVIVGLLFLATVINYIDRQMLGVLKPTLSADLGWSELDFANVVFWFQTAYAIGYIGFGRIVDLIGARLGYAAAFVIWTLAHIAHGGVHSVTQFAMVRFGLGIGEAGNFPAGIKAVTEWFPVKERAFAIGLFNAGANIGAIVTPLVVPFLVVAYGWRAAFVITGIATSVWVIAWLAMYRRPREHKRVSAAELAYIEQDPVDPVTPLPWRRIAAKRETWAYALGKFCIDPIWWFFLFWLPGFLAVRYQLNILQFGPPLVAIYLLSDIGSVAGGWASSRMIKAGKTVNFARKMTMLLCAFAVTPIYFAQYYDDLWVAVLVIGIATAAHQAFSANLYTLPSDLFPRSAVGSVIGIGGTVGAVGGMIFTLYTGQILDKIGSYTPIFVVAGSAYFVALAIVHLLSPRLERASIG; encoded by the coding sequence ATGTCGGACGCAGGCAATGGCGCGGTTCAAGGGGCGGCCGCGCGAGTCGGACGCTATCGCTGGGTGATCGTCGGCCTGCTCTTCCTCGCCACGGTCATCAACTACATCGATCGCCAGATGCTCGGCGTGCTCAAGCCCACGCTCTCGGCCGATCTCGGCTGGAGCGAGCTCGACTTCGCCAACGTCGTCTTCTGGTTCCAGACCGCCTACGCCATCGGCTATATCGGCTTCGGCCGGATCGTCGACCTGATCGGCGCCCGGCTCGGCTACGCGGCCGCCTTCGTCATCTGGACTCTGGCCCATATCGCCCATGGCGGGGTTCACAGCGTCACCCAGTTCGCGATGGTCCGCTTCGGCCTCGGCATCGGCGAGGCGGGCAACTTCCCGGCCGGCATCAAGGCGGTGACCGAATGGTTTCCGGTGAAGGAGCGCGCCTTCGCCATCGGCCTGTTCAACGCCGGCGCGAACATCGGCGCGATCGTCACGCCGCTCGTGGTGCCCTTCCTGGTCGTCGCTTATGGCTGGCGGGCCGCCTTCGTCATCACCGGAATCGCCACCTCGGTCTGGGTGATCGCCTGGCTCGCCATGTATAGACGGCCGCGGGAGCACAAACGGGTCTCCGCGGCCGAGCTCGCTTATATCGAGCAGGATCCGGTCGATCCGGTGACTCCGCTGCCGTGGCGCCGGATCGCCGCCAAGCGCGAGACCTGGGCCTATGCGCTCGGCAAGTTCTGCATCGATCCCATCTGGTGGTTCTTCCTGTTCTGGCTGCCGGGCTTCCTGGCCGTCCGCTACCAGCTCAACATCCTCCAGTTCGGCCCGCCGCTCGTCGCCATCTACCTTTTGTCCGACATCGGCTCGGTCGCCGGCGGCTGGGCCTCGTCGCGGATGATCAAGGCCGGAAAGACGGTCAATTTCGCCCGCAAGATGACGATGCTGCTGTGCGCCTTCGCGGTGACCCCGATCTACTTCGCCCAATATTATGACGATCTGTGGGTCGCCGTATTGGTGATCGGAATCGCGACCGCGGCGCACCAGGCCTTCTCCGCCAACCTCTATACCCTGCCCTCCGACCTCTTCCCGCGAAGCGCGGTCGGCTCTGTGATCGGGATCGGCGGAACGGTCGGCGCGGTGGGGGGCATGATCTTCACCCTCTACACCGGCCAGATCCTCGACAAGATCGGCAGCTACACGCCGATCTTCGTCGTCGCCGGAAGCGCCTATTTCGTCGCTCTGGCGATCGTCCACCTGCTCTCGCCCCGGCTGGAGCGGGCGAGCATCGGCTGA